A stretch of the Fusobacterium varium genome encodes the following:
- a CDS encoding putative mechanosensitive ion channel protein, translating to MKSNILKLLESWGEEILKVLPETILRILWVIFLVSIMKYVVRISTHALKVLMEKSNADELLISFILSLTKTLIYIGFFFLLIGSLGVRATSLLTVLGTAGLAVGLALQGSLSNLAGGVLILFFKPFLKGEYIKTSSGDGTVDCIHILYTVLTTPDNSKIIIPNSQLANSAVTNISRNPERRVDLEISVAYGTSEEKVKKVLTEIADKNPEILHNMGYTIRMKKHNSSSLDYVYRVWTKKETYWDVYFSLTEAVAKCFEEEGIEIPYQKIDIYNK from the coding sequence ATGAAAAGCAATATATTAAAGTTATTAGAATCATGGGGAGAAGAAATATTAAAAGTTCTTCCAGAAACAATATTGAGAATATTATGGGTTATATTCCTAGTTTCAATAATGAAATATGTAGTAAGAATAAGTACCCATGCCTTAAAAGTTTTAATGGAAAAAAGTAATGCAGATGAATTGTTAATATCTTTTATACTATCTTTAACAAAAACATTAATATATATTGGATTTTTCTTTTTATTAATTGGAAGTTTAGGAGTTAGAGCAACTTCTTTACTAACAGTATTGGGAACAGCAGGGTTAGCAGTAGGCTTAGCTTTACAGGGAAGCTTATCTAATTTGGCAGGAGGGGTATTAATTCTTTTTTTTAAACCTTTTCTTAAAGGAGAATACATAAAGACATCTTCAGGAGATGGGACAGTTGATTGTATTCATATTTTATATACTGTTTTAACAACACCAGATAATTCAAAAATAATAATTCCAAACAGCCAATTGGCAAATTCAGCTGTAACAAACATATCAAGAAATCCAGAAAGAAGAGTTGATTTAGAAATTTCTGTTGCTTATGGAACTTCAGAAGAAAAAGTAAAAAAAGTATTGACTGAAATAGCAGATAAAAATCCAGAAATTCTTCATAACATGGGATATACAATAAGAATGAAGAAGCATAATTCCAGCTCATTAGATTATGTATATAGAGTATGGACTAAGAAAGAAACATACTGGGATGTATATTTTTCCTTAACAGAAGCTGTGGCAAAATGTTTTGAGGAAGAAGGAATAGAGATACCATATCAAAAAATAGATATTTATAATAAATAA